DNA sequence from the Hemiscyllium ocellatum isolate sHemOce1 unplaced genomic scaffold, sHemOce1.pat.X.cur. R, whole genome shotgun sequence genome:
tgtgtgtgtgcagggaaggGAGCTCCGAGTGAGAGtacgggggggtgtgtgtgtgtgcagggaaggGAGCTCCGAGTGTGAGTACGgggggtgtgtgtgcagggaaggGAGCTCCGAGTGTGAGtacggggggtgtgtgtgtgtgtgcagggaaggGAGCTGCGAGTGTGAGtacggggggtgtgtgtgtgtgcagggaaggGAGCTCCGAGTGTGAgtacggggtgtgtgtgtgcagggaaggGAGCTCCGAGTGAGAGtacgggggggtgtgtgtgtgtgcagggaaggGAGCTGCGAGTGTGAGtacggggggtgtgtgtgtgcagggaaggGAGCTCCGAGTGAGAGtacgggggggtgtgtgtgtgtgcagggaaggGAGCTGCGAGTGTGAGtacggggggtgtgtgtgtgtgcagggaaggGAGCTGCGAGTGTGAGTACGgggggtgtgtgtgcagggaaggGAGCTCCGAGTgtgagtagtgtgtgtgtgtgtgtgtgtgtgtgcgcgcgcgcgcgcagaGGGAAGGGAGCTCAGAGTGAGAgtacggggtgtgtgtgtgtgtgtgtgtgtgtgtgtgtgtgcatgtgcgtgtgcagGGAAGGGAGCTCCGAGTGAGAgtacggggtgtgtgtgtgtgcgcgcagggAAGGGAGCTCAGAGTGTGagtacggtgtgtgtgtgtgtgtgtgtgtgtgtgtgtgcaaggaaGGGAGCTCCGAGTGTGagtacggtgtgtgtgtgtgcaaggaaGGGAGCTCCGAGTGTGagtacggtgtgtgtgtgtgcagggaaggGAGCTCCGAGTGTGAgtacggtgtgtgtgtgcgcgcgcgcaggGAAGGGAGCTCCGAGTGTGAGtacgcggtgtgtgtgtgtgtgtgcgcagggaAGGGAGCTCAGAGTGAGAGtatggtgggtgtgtgtgcgcgcgcgtgtgtgcaGGGAAGGGAGCTCCGAGTGTGAgtacggggtgtgtgtgtgtgtgtgtgcgcgcgcgcgcagggAAGGGAGCTCAGAGTGAGAgtatggtgggtgtgtgtgtgcgcgcgcgcgcgtgtgtgtgcagggaTGGGAGCTCCGAGTGTGAgtacggtgtgtgtgtgcgcgtgtgcgtgtatgtgtgtgtgcagggaaggGAGCTCCGAGTGTGagtacggtgtgtgtgtgtgtgtgcgtgtgtgcgtgcatgtgcgtgtgtgtatgtgcgtgtgcagGGAAGGGAGCTCCGAGTGTGAGTacggggtgtgtgtgcgtgtgcagggAAGGGAGCTCCGAGTGTGAGTacggggtgtgtgtgcgtgtgcagggAAGGGAGCTCCGAGTGTGAGTacggggtgtgtgtgcgtgtgcagggAAGGGAGCTCAGAGTGTGAGtacggggggtgtgtgtgtgtgtgtgtggtgtgtgtatatgtgcgtgtgcaGGGAAGGGAGCTCCGAGTGTGagtacggtgtgtgtgtgtgtgcagggaaggGAGCTCCGAGTGTGagtacggtgtgtgtgtgtgtgcagggaaggGAGCTCCGAGTGTGagtacggtgtgtgtgtgtgcagggaaggGAGCTCCGAGTGtgagtactgtgtgtgtgtgcgcgcgcgcaggGAAGGGAGCTCCGAGTGTGAgtacggggtgtgtgtgtgtgtgtgcgcagggaAGGGAGCTCAGAGTGAGAgtatggtgggtgtgtgtgtgtgtgcgcgcgcgtgtgtgcaGGGAAGGGAGCTCCGAGTGTGAgtacggggtgtgtgtgtgtgtgtgtgcgcgcgcgcgcagggAAGGGAGCTCAGAGTGAGAgtatggtgggtgtgtgtgtgcgcgcgcgcgcgtgtgtgtgcagggaTGGGAGCTCCGAGTGTGAGTacggggtgcgtgtgtgtgtgtgtgtgtgtgtgtatatgtgcgtgtgcaGGGAAGGGAGCTCCGAGTGTGAGTacggggtgtgtgtgcgtgtgcagggAAGGGAGCTCAGAGTGTgagtatggggtgtgtgtgtgtgcagggaaggGAGCTCCGAGTGTGTGTACCTGTTGCCCGGACGGGTGTGTTCCCACACCGTCGGGATTCCCTGGATTTCGGAAAGCCACTGGCTGACCCATTTCCcgctctcccatctctctctctcgctgcagGCAGTGGGAGGCAGACGAAGCTCGAATCCTGAGGGTGTCCGTCTCCTCCTTCCTGGATCACCTGGCGCTGGTGTTGATGACCATGGAGCGCTTCGGACCCCCGCGAGATCCCGCCGACCGGGCAGAGCTGACGGGAAACGCTCCCTGACTGGGACCGGCGCCACGCCTGAGGGGGTAACACCACCTAAAACTCAGCCCGAGGGGAGGGGGTGCAGGAGGAGGGATCACCCTGCAACAGTGTGGTGGACGCAAGACGGGGTAATAAAACATGACCTCAATCCTCTGTCTGCTTTCGAAACCGTGGGTAGTATTGCCATGAGGAATGGGAGTGGGAAGTTGGGGGGACGTTTTTGGATTTGAGGCGATGCGGGGAGAGAAAAGCCGGGCTACGTCAGCACGAGAGATGTGCCCAATACAGGGCGCTTCAGAGTTCCGCAGAGATTTCCCAGGACGTTGCCGGGGAACCGGAGGGTACAGCCGGGATGTATTTTCCGTTGGAGGATGACgggacagaggtttataaaaagaCCAGTTGTAGATGAGTTGTCCTTTCCCTCAGGTCAGGagaagagagatttttaaaaatgacattagGGGCAGTTTCGTtctgcacagagggtggtccgtgggTGGACTCAACTTCccgaggaagggcttttgcccggaacgtcgacgttcctgctcctcggatgctgtctgacctgctgtgcttttccagcaccagtggATGAGTGCACGGAGAGGAGAgggatatgaggcagcagtagcGCAGGCGTCCGGGGGGGGGCGagtgcagtgtgggtctgtctCCGTGCGGAGAGACTCGATGCCGCCCAGGTCCCTGCAGGCGAGGGGACGGCTGGACTCTGgggctgaaaacgtgttgctggaaaagcgcagcaggtcagggagcatccaaggagcaggagaatcgaggtttcgggcatgagccctccttcaggaatgaggagggtgtgccaagcaggctaagataaaaggtagggaggaggtcaaggtgagggtgataggccggagtgggggcagagaggccagggaagaagattgcaggttaggaaggcggtgctgacttcgagggatttgactgagacaaggtggggggggggaggggagaaatcggagttcattccttgtggttggagggttcccaggtggaagatgaggcgctcctcctccagccgtcgtgttgctatggtctggcgatggaggaggccaaggacctgcatgtcctcggtggagtgggagggggagttgaagtgttgagccacagggtggttgggttggttggtctgggtgtcccagaggtgttccctgaagcgttccgcaagtaggcggcccgtctccccaatatagaggaggccacatcgggtgcagcggacgcaatagatgatgtgtgtggaggtgcaggtgaacttgtggcggatatggaaggatcccttggggccttggagggaagtgagtgtggaggtgtgggcgcaagttttacatttcctgcggttgcaggggaaggtgccgggggtggaggttgggttggtgggggggtgtggacctgacgagggagtcacggagggagtggtccttgcggaacgctgataggggagggaagggaaatatatccctggtggtggggtccgtttggaggtggcggaaatgacggcggatgatacgttgtatgcggaggttggtggggtggtaggtgaggaccagtggggttctgtcctggtggcggttggaggggcggggctcaagggcggaggagcgggaagtgcaggagatgcggtggagggcatcgtcgatcacgtctggggggaatctgcggtccttgaagaaggaggccatctgggctgtgcagtgttggaactggtcctcctgggagcagatgcggcggagacgaaggaattgggaatatgggatggcgtttttacagggggcagggtgggaggaggtgtagtccaggtagctgtgggagtcagtcggtttatagtagatgtccgtgttgagtcggtcgcccgagatagacatggaaaggtctaggaaggggagggaggagtctgagacagtccaggtgaatttgaggtcggtgTGGAAGGTGTTGggaaagttgatgaactgttcaacctcctcgtgggagcacgaggcagcgccgatacagtcatcgatgtagcagaggaaaaggtgggggggtggtgcccagggtagctgcggaagatggactgttccacatatcctacagaGAGGCAGCCATAGCTGGGGCCCCATGGcgactcctttagtttggaggaagggggaggattggaaagggaagctgttcagggtgaggaccagttcagtcagtcggggGATACTggtgtccctcctccctacctttttatcttagcccgctgggcacaccctcctcattcctgacgaccggctcatgcccgaaacgtcgattctcctgctccttggacgctgccggacctgctgcgcttttccagctctgatctccggcagtCCTCACTACCTCTGGGACTCTGGGATTCCCAGTCAGGCCTGCCTCAGGGCAAGGTGATTCATTTCTCTGACAAACGCAGCGTCTGAGCCGAGCGTGTGGAGGTcacgcagcacagaaacaggtccaactggtccataccaggcctccccccgcccccaaactaaactcgtctgGTGGGAGGGGTGGACACTCTCCGGGCAATGGGGAGGCGATGCAGAgcaggggggtgtgggggggtaagCTCTGTCCGTGCCGTGTGTTAACTGGATCTGAACAAAACCGAGCCAACAACAACTGCTTTAAATCACCGACTGTTTCATTCAGCAGttaccccacccctcacccccacctccccacccccctcccccctcaacactgtcccccactcccagggacagggggttagatacagagtaaagctccctctacactgtcccccactcccagagacagggggttagatacagagtaaagctccctctacaccatcccccactcccagggacagggggttagatacagagtaaagctccctctacactgtccccccccactcccagagacagggggttagatacagggtacagctccgtCTACATgtaacactcccagggacagggggttagatacagagtaaagctccctctacactgtccccccactccgagggacagggggttagataccgagtaaagctccctctacactgtcccccactcccagggacagggggttagatacagagtaaagctccctctacaccttcccccactcccagggacagggggttagatacagagtaaagctccctctacactgtcccccactcccactgacagggggttagatacagagtaaagctccctctacactgtcccccactcccagggacagggggttagataccgagtaaagctccctctacactgtcccccactcccactgacagggggttagatacagggtaaagctccctcttcgccgtcccccactcccagggacagggggttagatgcagggtaaagctccctctacactgcctcccatgaaacactcccagggacagcacggggttgggcgcagggtaaagctccctctacagtgtGCAGTGCTGGAGGGGATGATGGGGAATCGCCAGGGAATGGAAGTGGAGATTGGGACAGGGACGGAGCGCGCTATCCCGGCCCACGTTCCCGCTGGGAatcccggggggggggggcggcgatCCGTCGGCCCCCTCAGGGAGTGTCGGTGTTGCACGCCTCCTCCATGATGGTATCCAACATCAGTTCACACAGCATCAGGCAGCGAGGCAGGTGGAAACAGCCTGAGAGAGGAGACAGGAGGGCCTAGTCACTCCCCACACCGACTCCCAGGGGTACACGCACTCCGACCCACAACAGCGACCATTCCCAGCCTCCCTCCAACCCCACAACGGCCCTCAACTTCCTCACACAGCTCCCCTAACCTCCCCCCACTCTTTATTCCATCCCCTCCGTTCGCTTCCCACTCAAGTATCTCCAAGGAAAATGGTGGCATAGACTCCCTGCAGTGTGatagcaggccattcggcccattgagtccacaccaatcctctcaaAGAACATaacacccaatccctgtaaccctcacggccaatcccaccctaacctgcacatccctgggcactacggggacaatttagcacggccaatcccaccctaacctgcacatccctgggcactacggggacaatttagcacggccaatcccaccctaacctgcacatccctgggcactacggggacaatttagcacggccaatccaccctaacctgcacatccctgggcactacggggacaatttagcacggccgatccaccctaacccgcacatccctgggcactacggggacaatttagcacggccaatcccaccctaacctgcacatccctgggcactacggggacaatttagcacggccaatcccaccctaacctgcacatccctgggcactacggggacaatttagcacggccaatccaccctaacctgtacatccctgggcactacgggacaatttagcacggccaatccaccctaacctgtacaatGTTGGGAGGAACCTaacacagacacggtgagaatgtccGCCCAGAGAGATCGTTGCCCAGTGGTGGCATTGAAGCCAGGTCCCAGGTtccatgagacagcagtgccaccCATTCTCTTCCTCATTCCCTTGCCGGCCCGATCTGAGGCTGTGTTTGAGGGGAATAGGAGGAGGGTCCCTACCTTTGTAAGGTCCCCCCTTGAAGTGGTGCGTCACTGTTCCATGTCGGTTGAGATATCCAAACCACTCGCCGCACTCCGGGTCAGAGAACTGCAAAGGGAACACATCTCCAGGGTCTGTCTTTGGAAATCAAGGGGGGAACCCTATCACAGACGCACACAGCACCCCACTCCCCCAAGAGGGGGGAACGTGTATCGCTGACGCACGCATTCCCCCAAGCGGGGGGACGTGTATCGCTGACGCACACCTTTCCCCCAAGAGGGGGGACGTGTATCGCTGACACACCCATTCCCCCAAGAGGGGGGGGAACGTGTATCGCTGACACACCCATTCCCCCAAGAGGGGGGGAACGTGTATCGCTGACACACCCATTCCCCCAAGAGGGGGGGGACGTGTATCGCTGACACACCCATTCCCCCAAGGGGGGGGGACGTGTATCGCTGACACACCCATTCCCCCAAGAGGGGGGGGACGTGTATCGCTGACACACCCATTCCCCCAAGAGGGGGGGACGTGTATCGCTGACACACCCATTCCCCCAAGAGGGGGGGACGTGTATCACTGACGTACAGACGCCCTGAGAGTGGGGACCTGTACCCTTCAGGGATTGGAGGATCCCAACAGGGGAAACGGGTCTCTCCCCCTGAGCCAGGGTCCGGCCAAAGGAGGGttaccacctccccccaccaacccctccTTGATACCCAAGGGGCACACGGTCAAACGTCACCTTGACTGGACCGGGTTGGATGTGCTCCATGGGGCGTACCCAGGAGATGCcagtgtgtgggtgcgtgtgtgtgtgtgtgtgtgtgtgggatggggagtgggCGCTGACCATGGGGTCCGGGCCAGGCagcgaggggtgggggtggaagagagACTCACGTGCGAGAAGCTGTAGTCGAAGAGCTGCCTGAAGGACGCCAGCAACTGGGGGTCCCGTCTCTTCTGGTAGGCCAGGAGCAAAGCGACCAAGCCCTCGGTGTGAGGCCACCATAACTTCATATCCCACTCCAGCTGGAACAACGGggcgagggggtggggagagataataggggagagggtgatagagggagggggagagggtgatagagggagggggagagagatgggagggagggggaggNNNNNNNNNNNNNNNNNNNNNNNNNNNNNNNNNNNNNNNNNNNNNNNNNNNNNNNNNNNNNNNNNNNNNNNNNNNNNNNNNNNNNNNNNNNNNNNNNNNNNNNNNNNNNNNNNNNNNNNNNNNNNNNNNNNNNNNNNNNNNNNNNNNNNNNNNNNNNNNNNNNNNNNNNNNNNNNNNNNNNNNNNNNNNNNNNNNNNNNNNNNNNNNNNNNNNNNNNNNNNNNNNNNNNNNNNNNNNNNNNNNNNNNNNNNNNNNNNNNNNNNNNNNN
Encoded proteins:
- the renbp gene encoding N-acylglucosamine 2-epimerase; the encoded protein is MKLWWPHTEGLVALLLAYQKRRDPQLLASFRQLFDYSFSHFSDPECGEWFGYLNRHGTVTHHFKGGPYKGCFHLPRCLMLCELMLDTIMEEACNTDTP